Proteins encoded within one genomic window of Arachis ipaensis cultivar K30076 chromosome B08, Araip1.1, whole genome shotgun sequence:
- the LOC107613583 gene encoding probable protein S-acyltransferase 7 — protein MHPVQLPAPPPPPNSDGDGAGDTSASATAPSSSLIRTYRIWKGSNEFLCCGRFIFGPDIKSIFLTIFLIVAPVAVFCAFVARKLLDDFSHHSGYSIMIIVIIHTIFVLTALLLTSGRDPGIVPRNTRPPEPDVHDWSANVNNEQNQRLSLPRTKDVIINGISVKVKYCDTCMLYRPPRCSHCSVCDNCVERFDHHCPWVGQCIGLRNYRFYYMFVFSATLLCLYIHAFSWVYITRIKDSEEISIWKAMIKTPASIALIVYSFISVWFVGGLTVLHTYLISTNQSTYENFRYRYDRQLVNPYNKGIAKNFKEVFCTIIPPSKNKFRAKVAIPKDPSGSSQRRGVDYQGPLMRKPPGDLELGRSWPVYNDSEEGGSDSKDELTNDKGSGLTDVSVDLSKIFQTESGERQVASILRHSLWDRSSRKWDMNPEFLDEIQEVGESKRVASDFTEETSGNGKTECGSTMSENYKDIESKGEKS, from the exons ATGCATCCAGTGCAACTTCCggcgccgccgccgccgccgaaTTCCGACGGTGACGGTGCCGGAGACACTTCTGCTTCTGCAactgctccttcttcttctctcatcAGAACTTATCGAATCTGGAAAGGCAGTAAT gagtTTTTATGCTGCGGGAGGTTTATATTTGGACCAGATATAAAGTCTATATTTCTGACAATATTTCTTATTGTGGCCCCTGTTGCTGTATTCTGTGCTTTTGTAGCTAGAAAATTGTTGGACGATTTTTCTCATCACTCAGGATATTCAATAATGATCATAGTTATTATTCACACCATTTTT GTTTTGACCGCCCTTCTACTGACCTCAGGAAGGGATCCTGGCATAGTGCCTCGAAATACTCGTCCTCCAGAACCAGATGTTCATGATTGGAGTGCCAATGTCAACAATGAACAGAATCAAAGGCTAAGTTTGCCTCGAACAAAGGATGTGATCATCAATGGTATATCCGTGAAAGTAAAATATTGTGATACCTGCATGCTCTATAGACCTCCCCGTTGTTCTCATTGTTCAGTATGCGATAACTGTGTGGAGCGATTTGATCATCACTGCCCATGGGTGGGTCAGTGTATTGGATTG CGAAATTATAGGTTCTACTACATGTTTGTCTTCTCTGCAACGCTTCTTTGCTTATACATACATGCATTTAGCTGGGTCTATATTACAAGGATCAAGGATTCTGAGGAGATATCAATCTGGAAAGCAATGATCAAAACTCCTGCTTCAATTGCGCTAATTGTCTACTCTTTCATCTCCGTCTGGTTTGTTGGCGGGCTCACTGTTTTACATACATATCTCATCAGCACAAACCAG TCTACTTATGAAAATTTTAGATACCGATATGACCGACAACTAGTCAATCCGTACAATAAAGGGATAGCCAAGAACTTCAAAGAAGTGTTCTGCACTATAATTCCTCCGTCCAAGAACAAATTCAGAGCTAAGGTTGCAATTCCGAAGGATCCATCAGGTTCATCTCAAAGAAGGGGTGTCGATTACCAGGGTCCTCTTATGAGAAAACCACCGGGCGACTTAGAATTAGGAAGGTCATGGCCGGTTTACAATGACTCAGAAGAGGGTGGAAGTGATTCTAAAGATGAACTTACCAATGACAAGGGTAGTGGATTAACCGATGTGTCTGTGGATTTGAGCAAGATATTTCAAACAGAAAGCGGCGAGAGACAAGTTGCTTCGATTCTAAGGCACTCTTTGTGGGACAGAAGCAGCAGAAAGTGGGACATGAATCCAGAATTTCTCGacgaaatacaagaagttggcgAATCAAAACGCGTCGCGAGTGATTTTACTGAAGAGACTAGTGGCAATGGCAAAACAGAATGTGGTTCCACAATGTCAGAGAATTACAAAGACATAGAATCAAAAGGAGAAAAGAGTTGA